A region from the Candidatus Methylomirabilota bacterium genome encodes:
- a CDS encoding virulence factor has protein sequence MATYQVIAWRDIPAVVEARDGAGAVTRQLSERFQSLIDSVAMQFGLEGSEAYIEQWTRSAVAERAGTAAEVADAVAAELEDRFQEFIGQAFRRP, from the coding sequence GTGGCGACGTACCAGGTGATCGCCTGGCGGGACATCCCCGCGGTCGTCGAGGCGCGCGACGGCGCCGGAGCCGTCACCCGCCAGCTCTCGGAGCGCTTCCAGTCGCTGATCGACTCCGTCGCCATGCAGTTCGGCCTCGAGGGCTCCGAGGCCTACATCGAGCAGTGGACCCGGAGCGCGGTCGCCGAGCGTGCGGGGACGGCGGCCGAGGTCGCCGACGCCGTCGCGGCGGAGCTCGAGGACCGCTTCCAGGAGTTCATCGGTCAGGCGTTCCGCCGTCCGTGA
- a CDS encoding MFS transporter — MRLDGWLLAVCASRTFMTSMFMTYAATLPVLRAEWGMTATAAGSISTGFQAGYAVSLVFFSALADRVGARRVFLGSAWLSAVSGLLFAAFARSYLTGLVLYTLVALSQGGTYTTAIMLFADRYPPARRGAAVGWLIASSSAGYALSLVVSGAAVRAGGYPLAFLASALGPVLGVVIVWLVLRATPNVVHPRHEGARFGTAVLGNRPAVRLILGYTFHSWELLGMWAWTPAFVAAVFAVSGEGSLRAVELASYVSAAFHLMGLLASTSMGRLSDGLGRRVVLLGLAATSAVCSLVFGWLIGLPLAVVFAVGALYGFAALGDSPVLSTALTEAVDPPHLGAALALRSFMGFGAGAVAPIVFGRVLDVTNPPGASPTAWGWAFVTLGAGGLAAAWCARGLAPDRVRTTRPAPM, encoded by the coding sequence GTGAGGCTCGACGGATGGCTTCTCGCGGTCTGCGCGTCGCGGACGTTCATGACGTCCATGTTCATGACGTACGCCGCGACCCTGCCGGTGCTCCGCGCCGAGTGGGGGATGACGGCGACCGCGGCGGGCTCGATCTCCACCGGCTTCCAGGCGGGCTACGCCGTGTCGCTCGTGTTCTTCTCCGCGCTGGCCGACCGGGTCGGCGCGCGGCGCGTCTTCCTCGGCTCGGCGTGGCTCAGCGCGGTCTCCGGGCTCCTCTTCGCGGCCTTCGCGCGCTCCTACCTCACGGGCCTCGTCCTCTACACGCTGGTCGCCCTCTCCCAGGGCGGGACCTACACGACCGCGATCATGCTCTTCGCCGACCGCTACCCGCCCGCGCGGCGCGGCGCCGCGGTGGGCTGGCTGATCGCGAGCTCGTCGGCGGGCTACGCGCTCTCACTCGTCGTCTCGGGCGCGGCCGTGCGGGCGGGCGGCTACCCGCTCGCGTTCCTCGCCAGCGCGCTCGGCCCGGTGCTCGGCGTGGTGATCGTGTGGCTCGTGCTCCGGGCGACCCCCAACGTCGTGCACCCGCGGCACGAGGGCGCGCGCTTCGGCACCGCGGTGCTCGGAAACCGCCCGGCGGTCCGGCTGATCCTCGGCTACACGTTCCACTCCTGGGAGCTGCTCGGCATGTGGGCGTGGACTCCCGCGTTCGTCGCCGCGGTCTTCGCCGTGTCGGGCGAGGGCTCGCTCCGCGCCGTGGAGCTCGCCTCGTACGTGTCGGCCGCGTTCCATCTGATGGGGCTCCTCGCCTCGACCTCGATGGGCCGGCTGTCGGACGGCCTCGGCCGGCGCGTCGTCCTCCTCGGCCTGGCCGCGACGAGCGCCGTCTGCTCGCTCGTCTTCGGCTGGCTGATCGGCCTGCCCCTCGCCGTCGTCTTCGCGGTCGGCGCGTTGTACGGCTTCGCCGCGCTCGGCGACTCGCCCGTGCTCTCGACGGCCCTCACCGAGGCGGTCGACCCCCCGCACCTCGGCGCGGCCCTGGCGCTGCGCTCGTTCATGGGCTTCGGCGCCGGCGCGGTCGCGCCGATCGTGTTCGGCCGCGTCCTCGACGTGACGAACCCGCCCGGCGCCTCCCCGACCGCGTGGGGCTGGGCGTTCGTCACGCTGGGCGCGGGCGGGCTTGCGGCGGCGTGGTGCGCGCGCGGGCTCGCGCCCGACCGCGTCCGCACGACCCGGCCGGCGCCGATGTAA
- a CDS encoding fumarate hydratase, with protein MPRPIPLKLVEDTARELMARAAIDIPADYREGVRLARERERNRLARFVLTEMERNWDVATAERRPMCADTGLPRYYVKAGNEAVVEGGFVALERALRRATADATASVPLRPNRVHPLSRADHDNNVGVHAPEVTYTFEPDADWLDLTTVHKGGLFGSDYRMLFPADGVGGVKRFFVDTLVQFGRRGLACQPAIVGVGIGGSKDTCVRLGKEAACLRVVGSRNPDPQVAALEEELTALGNYVGIGAMGFAGTSLVVSTHVEVAYTHTGGMPVAIHEFCLSSRRATARIHPDGRVEFRADPKWFTDYYRRDGIE; from the coding sequence GTGCCCCGGCCCATCCCGCTGAAGCTCGTCGAGGACACCGCGCGCGAGCTCATGGCGCGCGCGGCGATCGACATCCCCGCCGACTACCGCGAGGGGGTCCGCCTGGCCCGCGAGCGCGAGCGGAACCGTCTCGCGCGCTTCGTGCTCACCGAGATGGAGCGGAACTGGGACGTCGCGACGGCCGAGCGCCGGCCCATGTGCGCGGACACCGGACTGCCGCGCTACTACGTCAAGGCGGGCAACGAGGCGGTCGTCGAGGGCGGGTTCGTGGCGCTCGAGCGCGCGCTCAGGCGCGCGACGGCCGACGCGACGGCGTCGGTCCCGCTCAGACCGAACCGCGTCCACCCCCTCTCGCGCGCGGACCACGACAACAACGTCGGCGTCCACGCCCCCGAGGTGACCTACACCTTCGAGCCGGACGCGGACTGGCTCGATCTCACCACCGTCCACAAGGGCGGCCTGTTCGGCAGCGACTACCGGATGCTCTTCCCGGCCGACGGCGTCGGCGGCGTCAAGCGCTTCTTCGTGGACACGCTCGTCCAGTTCGGCCGGCGCGGCCTCGCGTGCCAGCCCGCGATCGTCGGCGTGGGCATCGGCGGCTCGAAGGACACCTGCGTGCGGCTCGGCAAGGAGGCGGCGTGCCTGCGCGTCGTGGGCAGCCGGAACCCCGACCCGCAGGTCGCCGCGCTGGAGGAGGAGCTGACGGCGCTCGGGAACTACGTCGGGATCGGCGCGATGGGCTTCGCCGGCACCTCCCTCGTGGTCTCGACCCACGTCGAGGTGGCCTACACGCACACGGGCGGCATGCCGGTCGCGATCCACGAGTTCTGCCTGTCGTCCAGACGGGCGACGGCGCGGATCCATCCCGACGGCCGTGTCGAGTTCCGGGCCGACCCGAAGTGGTTCACCGACTACTACCGCCGGGACGGAATCGAATGA
- a CDS encoding fumarate hydratase C-terminal domain-containing protein, whose protein sequence is MRLDDVAMDEVHLTTPVGDADLARLKLGDVVYLTGVVYTAREGVYRKVVEQGAELPASVRALTNVSFHCSPAATVRPDGTYAVAAVTATASFRFGKSMSRWFERSGTRVVVGKAGLTEFAYREWFVPHGAVYLTTIGYGMGAAYGQCIRRVREVHWLRELGIAQALWVLEVDRLGPFLVEGDREGRSLFALANREINVRLEDVYRGLPPFAMGRFGETTARTDEVV, encoded by the coding sequence ATGCGGCTCGACGACGTCGCGATGGACGAGGTCCACCTGACGACGCCGGTCGGCGACGCCGACCTCGCGCGTCTGAAGCTCGGCGACGTCGTCTACCTCACGGGCGTTGTCTACACGGCGCGCGAGGGCGTCTACCGCAAGGTCGTGGAGCAGGGGGCGGAGCTGCCGGCCTCCGTCCGCGCCCTGACGAACGTCAGCTTCCACTGCTCACCGGCCGCGACCGTGCGGCCCGACGGCACCTACGCGGTCGCCGCGGTCACGGCGACCGCGAGCTTCCGCTTCGGGAAGTCCATGAGCCGGTGGTTCGAGCGCTCGGGCACCCGGGTGGTGGTCGGCAAGGCGGGCCTGACCGAGTTCGCCTATCGCGAGTGGTTCGTCCCGCACGGCGCCGTCTACCTCACGACGATCGGGTACGGGATGGGCGCCGCCTACGGACAGTGCATCCGGCGGGTGCGGGAGGTCCACTGGCTCCGAGAGCTCGGGATCGCCCAGGCCCTTTGGGTGCTGGAGGTGGACCGCCTGGGTCCCTTCCTGGTGGAGGGTGACCGCGAGGGGCGGAGCCTCTTCGCCCTGGCGAACCGGGAGATCAACGTGCGGCTCGAGGACGTCTACCGTGGCCTGCCGCCCTTCGCGATGGGCCGCTTCGGCGAGACGACCGCCCGAACGGACGAGGTCGTGTAG